In Ascochyta rabiei chromosome 19, complete sequence, the sequence ATGCCTCGCTGTCCGAGGGCGTGTCGCAGGGCCGCCGCATCAGCCACGGTCAGCCACCACGGCCTCAGCAACGAGGATGCCCGCGCTGACTGACGCAGACGAGAACTCGCTCCAGCCGCGCCGCTTCCTCGTCCAGGTCGACGAGACGCTGAAGACGCTCCTGTCCCGCGAAGACTCGGACGGCAACTACCAGATCACCATCGACGACAAAGGACCCAAGGTGCCTCGCCATGGCTCAGCATGCTGCCGGCGCCCAACACTGACGCTGCACAGGTCCTGTCCCTCGGCACGCTCGGCTCCAATGCCCACAACAAGTTCGATGTGCGCGGCACGTACATGCTCTCCAACCTGCTCCAGGAGCTCACCCTCGCCAAAGACTACGGCCGCAAGACCATTGTTCTCGACGAAGCCCGCCTGAACGAGAACCCTGTGAACCGCCTCTCTCGCCTGATCCAGTTCTCCTTTTGGGACGGCCTGACGCGCCGCATCGACGGCTCCAACATTGCAAAGGTCGGCGTCGACCCCAAGGACTGGACCGACGACCCGCGCCCGCGCATCTACATCCCCAAGGGCGCCCCTGAGCAGCACGAGTACTACACCCGCATCGCCAGGGAGCACCCGGACATGCGCCTCGACGTCCAGTGGCTGCAGGAGCCCGTCGACGACGAGATGTACGTGCGCGACCTGAACAAGGCCCCCGGCCTGCTTGCCATTGCCATGGAGGAGTGGGACGATCCTGAAACGGGAAAGAGAGATCTCAGAGGCCTGCCTTTTGTCGTGCCCGGCGGCCGCTTCAACGAGCTCTACGGCTGGGACAGCTACATGGAGTCGCTCGGCCTGCTTGTCAATGATCGTGTCGACCTGGTCAAGTCCATGGTCATCCacttctgcttctgcatcAAGCACTACAACAAGATCTTGAACGCAAACCGAACCTACTATCTCTGCCGATCACAACCTCCCTTCCTGACGGACATGGCGCTTCGTGTCTACGAACGCATCAAGCACGAAGACGGCGCCTTGGACTTTCTCAGAGAGGCCATTCTCGCAGCTATCAAGGAGTACCACTCGGTCTGGATGGCCGCCCCTCGCTGCGACCCAGAGTCCGGCCTCACACGCTACCGACCCACCGGCAAGGGTGTGCCGCCTGAGACCGAGGCCTCGCATTTCGAGCACGTTCTCGAGCCGTATGCCAAGAAACACAACATGAGCTTCAAGGAGTTTGTTGAAGCCTACAACTACCGCACCGGCGTGGACGAGGAGACGCTGACGGAGCTGGATGAATATTTCCTGCACGACCGTGCAGTGCGAGAGTCTGGACACGACACGTCGTATCGCCTCGAGACCGTCGCCGCTGATCTGGCAGTTGTCGACATCAACGCATTGCTGTACAAGTACGAGGTCGACATTGGACGTGTCATCCGCAACCACTTTGGCGACAAGCTCGTGATCCCAGCCGAGTTCTGTACTGGGGACATGAAGCCCGGCCAGGTCGAGAACTCTGCTGCTTGGGAGCGTCGTGCTAGAAGGCGACGTGTCAATGTCGACAAGTACCTTTGGGACGAAAAGGCCGGCATGTACTTCGACTACAAcacgaagaagaaggagcgCACCAACTATGAATCCGCAACGACCTTCTGGCCGATGTGGTCTGGCCTCGCGACCCCCCGTCAAGCTCAGATCCTTGTCGAGAAGGCGCTGCCGCTGTTCGAGGTATTCGGCGGATTGGTGTCGGGTACGGAGAAGTCTCGTGGCAAGGTTGGACTCGACCGCCCCAACCGACAGTGGGACTACCCCTTCGGCTGGGCGCCACAGCAGATCCTGGCTTGGGTTGGCTTGCAGCGATATGGCTACGACGCCGAGGCCCAGCGGCTGTCCTACCGATGGCTGTACATGGTCACGAAAGCTTTCGTCGACTTCAACGGAGTCGTGGTCGAGAAGTACGACGTCACGAGGCAGATC encodes:
- a CDS encoding Alpha,alpha-trehalase; protein product: MSSQPSKPRRTSTVAHDPLATPQVYYGESHSRKHARARTYSANVDRSARNASLSEGVSQGRRISHDENSLQPRRFLVQVDETLKTLLSREDSDGNYQITIDDKGPKVLSLGTLGSNAHNKFDVRGTYMLSNLLQELTLAKDYGRKTIVLDEARLNENPVNRLSRLIQFSFWDGLTRRIDGSNIAKVGVDPKDWTDDPRPRIYIPKGAPEQHEYYTRIAREHPDMRLDVQWLQEPVDDEMYVRDLNKAPGLLAIAMEEWDDPETGKRDLRGLPFVVPGGRFNELYGWDSYMESLGLLVNDRVDLVKSMVIHFCFCIKHYNKILNANRTYYLCRSQPPFLTDMALRVYERIKHEDGALDFLREAILAAIKEYHSVWMAAPRCDPESGLTRYRPTGKGVPPETEASHFEHVLEPYAKKHNMSFKEFVEAYNYRTGVDEETLTELDEYFLHDRAVRESGHDTSYRLETVAADLAVVDINALLYKYEVDIGRVIRNHFGDKLVIPAEFCTGDMKPGQVENSAAWERRARRRRVNVDKYLWDEKAGMYFDYNTKKKERTNYESATTFWPMWSGLATPRQAQILVEKALPLFEVFGGLVSGTEKSRGKVGLDRPNRQWDYPFGWAPQQILAWVGLQRYGYDAEAQRLSYRWLYMVTKAFVDFNGVVVEKYDVTRQIDPHRVEAEYGNQGSDFKGVPREGFGWVNASYIYGMTLLSAHQRRALGALTKWDDYEKAMSNLGLI